A region from the Vibrio sp. SS-MA-C1-2 genome encodes:
- a CDS encoding GNAT family N-acetyltransferase, with the protein MSQVKCVQFTPETEAGIHLVRHTVFTAEQNVDAEIDFDGLDSQAVHAIVMQENQVVATGRMLEDGHIGRIAVLAEYRGLKLGAKIVNALINEATNLAYPRVYLGSQIHAVGFYQKLGFTPFGDQYVEANIEHQSMEKLLATNH; encoded by the coding sequence ATGAGTCAAGTTAAGTGCGTTCAATTCACACCAGAAACTGAAGCAGGGATCCATTTAGTTCGTCACACTGTGTTTACTGCAGAGCAAAACGTAGATGCAGAGATAGACTTTGATGGTTTAGATAGCCAAGCTGTTCACGCTATTGTCATGCAAGAGAATCAAGTAGTCGCGACCGGTCGTATGCTTGAAGATGGACATATAGGACGTATTGCGGTGTTAGCAGAGTACCGAGGTTTAAAGCTGGGAGCGAAAATTGTGAATGCACTAATTAATGAAGCGACTAATTTAGCCTACCCAAGAGTCTATTTAGGCTCTCAAATCCATGCGGTTGGCTTCTATCAGAAGTTAGGCTTCACACCATTTGGTGATCAATATGTTGAGGCTAATATTGAACACCAATCGATGGAAAAATTGTTAGCGACTAATCATTAG
- a CDS encoding cobalamin adenosyltransferase, producing the protein MTIKYSGVIDELSYPFIFEDSSLCDFEILTDELCTVTGLALTQIEDNEIRSSLDALQPKIFHLNGSIRGKVGITEQDITALIAEYHYFKDKVEDSGKRFVLPRGRGAVVQLHYCRSLSKKVVRALVKVDAEGKNVPETLPRFANVLVNYYFALTRLLNQYEGIEEPEYVSINYPKP; encoded by the coding sequence ATGACAATAAAATATTCCGGTGTAATCGATGAGTTAAGTTACCCTTTTATTTTTGAAGATAGCTCATTATGTGATTTTGAGATTCTAACCGATGAGCTTTGTACCGTAACGGGGTTAGCATTAACCCAAATAGAAGATAACGAAATTCGTTCCTCCCTTGACGCGTTACAACCTAAGATTTTTCATCTAAATGGATCTATTCGAGGAAAAGTAGGCATTACTGAACAAGATATAACGGCTTTAATTGCGGAGTATCACTATTTTAAAGATAAAGTTGAAGATAGCGGTAAACGGTTTGTATTACCACGAGGTCGTGGTGCGGTGGTTCAACTTCATTATTGCCGAAGTTTAAGTAAAAAAGTGGTTCGAGCGTTAGTTAAGGTTGATGCGGAAGGAAAAAACGTCCCTGAAACCTTACCACGTTTTGCTAATGTTCTAGTAAATTACTATTTTGCTTTAACACGGCTGCTTAATCAATATGAGGGTATTGAAGAGCCAGAGTATGTTTCAATTAACTATCCAAAGCCTTAA
- a CDS encoding helical backbone metal receptor, with product MKIFYRNGVNIILLLFLSMSHLAFASISSIDPTPMMGRDGKVLRIITLTPHTASLVESAGLSVNLVGVSESTQLDTKRDIPIVAGYNSLNIEQIIMLEPTLIVALKGMVGVGDLKIFKSMGIDIYYSDPVTLELVANNVLDLAQYGEDPSIGIENVNVFKQQLAAIQKKYQTDKKVSYFYQLSGRPMISLAKNAWPMDVFTVCGGENIIQGAPAQYPMVDIEQIIKSNPDTIFISNSISVDSNDWQQWRDVLTASQEQHIWKLKSTWLNIPSLHSLEAVEEVCRYFYQLRQPITG from the coding sequence GTGAAGATCTTTTATCGTAATGGCGTTAATATTATTTTATTGCTTTTTTTGAGTATGAGTCACCTTGCTTTTGCATCAATCTCTTCGATAGATCCAACACCAATGATGGGGCGAGATGGAAAAGTATTACGTATTATTACCTTAACCCCACATACAGCAAGTTTAGTTGAATCCGCAGGGCTAAGTGTCAATCTTGTCGGCGTTAGTGAGTCCACACAATTAGATACCAAGAGAGATATTCCTATTGTAGCTGGCTATAACTCACTGAATATCGAGCAGATCATTATGTTAGAACCGACCTTGATTGTGGCACTTAAAGGCATGGTCGGTGTTGGCGATCTTAAAATATTCAAATCGATGGGAATTGATATCTATTATAGCGATCCAGTCACATTGGAACTGGTCGCCAATAATGTTCTAGATTTAGCGCAATATGGTGAAGATCCATCGATTGGAATTGAAAATGTGAATGTGTTTAAACAGCAATTAGCCGCGATTCAGAAAAAATATCAAACCGATAAGAAAGTGAGTTATTTCTATCAACTGAGTGGTCGTCCAATGATCTCATTAGCAAAAAATGCTTGGCCAATGGATGTCTTTACCGTTTGTGGTGGGGAGAACATTATTCAGGGTGCCCCTGCTCAATACCCCATGGTTGATATTGAACAGATCATTAAATCTAACCCTGATACGATTTTTATCTCGAACTCTATTTCAGTGGATTCGAATGATTGGCAGCAGTGGCGTGATGTATTAACAGCAAGTCAAGAACAGCATATTTGGAAATTAAAATCGACATGGCTCAATATTCCATCTTTGCATTCATTAGAAGCAGTTGAAGAGGTTTGTCGTTACTTTTATCAATTAAGACAACCGATTACAGGTTGA
- a CDS encoding heme ABC transporter ATP-binding protein yields MTKNVSDHSPISVDNISVNYDSHRVLDRISLRVKAGEITTILGANGAGKSTLLKVLCGDIETTPNVHYFGLDKAKWSKRKLASQLAILSQQQQLQFPFFVSEVIGLGATPLKLDQNTLTKRVKTIAERVDILSLLDLEFTQLSGGQQQRVHLARVLLQLSEAKEQGILLLDEPTSALDPNYQHHILRLVKAIAKEQNYTVVTVLHDINLASQYSDRLIMLADGSILADGKPDVVITEQNIIDMYGFAAIIDTHPTLGHTIIHPKG; encoded by the coding sequence GTGACTAAAAACGTAAGTGATCACTCACCTATCTCTGTTGATAATATCAGCGTTAATTATGACTCACATCGAGTTTTAGATCGTATCTCATTGCGTGTTAAAGCGGGTGAAATCACCACGATTTTAGGAGCGAATGGCGCAGGAAAAAGCACCCTATTAAAAGTGCTGTGCGGGGATATTGAGACCACACCTAATGTTCACTATTTTGGTCTCGATAAAGCGAAGTGGTCAAAGCGAAAGCTGGCCTCTCAACTGGCAATATTGAGTCAACAACAACAGCTTCAATTCCCTTTCTTTGTTTCCGAAGTGATTGGGCTAGGTGCGACACCGTTAAAGTTGGATCAAAATACGCTGACAAAAAGAGTCAAAACAATCGCTGAAAGAGTTGATATTCTCTCTCTACTTGATCTTGAATTTACTCAGTTATCCGGTGGACAGCAACAGCGCGTTCATTTAGCACGAGTGCTTTTACAGCTCAGCGAAGCAAAAGAGCAAGGGATTTTACTTTTAGATGAGCCAACCTCCGCTCTTGATCCCAATTATCAGCACCATATTTTACGTTTAGTGAAAGCCATTGCTAAAGAACAAAATTATACCGTTGTCACCGTATTGCACGATATCAATTTAGCATCGCAATACTCTGACCGTTTAATTATGTTAGCTGATGGCTCTATTCTTGCCGATGGCAAACCAGACGTTGTCATCACCGAACAGAATATTATCGATATGTATGGCTTTGCTGCGATTATCGATACTCATCCGACCCTTGGTCACACTATTATTCACCCCAAAGGATAA
- a CDS encoding iron ABC transporter permease encodes MLKNARHSHQFFTYITTFLVVLLIAVTLFSALNGRVTVSVSDYFSYLLGHKDALSLQHQFIIHQIRLPRTLLCLITGAILALCGAIMQGLFRNPLADPGIIGVSSGATLGAAVAIVLIAQLQVTLTETSELLVKPFFAFAGGAISTLVVYRLGTKKQKTSVMAMLLAGIAITAITGAGVSFLSYISDSSALRELSLWSMGSFSGAQWQQVGLALTVLVVIFIVAQYQSRGLNAMLLGENEAAHLGLSVQFIKRLLILITAIGVGTTVSFCGIIAFIGLVVPHIARMIVGVDHKKLLPVSTLLGAILLLLADLLSRVILTNSELPVGIVTSLIGAPFFLYLLTRQREAFI; translated from the coding sequence ATGCTGAAAAACGCTCGACACTCCCACCAATTTTTTACCTATATCACGACTTTTTTAGTGGTACTGTTGATCGCGGTAACTCTCTTTTCAGCGTTAAATGGCAGAGTGACGGTTTCTGTCAGTGATTATTTTTCTTACTTATTGGGTCATAAAGACGCACTATCTTTGCAGCATCAATTTATTATTCATCAAATTCGTTTGCCGAGAACGTTACTCTGTTTAATCACAGGGGCGATCTTGGCGTTATGTGGTGCAATCATGCAAGGGTTGTTTCGTAATCCATTAGCTGATCCGGGGATTATTGGTGTCTCTTCGGGAGCAACGTTAGGGGCTGCTGTCGCCATTGTATTAATTGCTCAACTGCAAGTGACCTTAACCGAAACCTCGGAACTGCTGGTTAAACCGTTTTTTGCATTTGCTGGTGGCGCAATATCCACACTGGTTGTGTATCGTTTAGGAACCAAAAAACAGAAAACATCGGTGATGGCGATGTTACTTGCTGGTATCGCAATTACAGCGATTACAGGAGCCGGTGTCAGTTTTCTCTCCTATATTTCGGACTCTTCCGCATTGAGAGAGCTCTCTCTTTGGTCTATGGGCTCTTTTTCTGGAGCTCAATGGCAACAAGTCGGATTAGCCTTGACCGTTTTAGTTGTGATTTTTATTGTCGCTCAATACCAGAGTCGTGGATTAAATGCGATGTTGTTGGGCGAGAATGAAGCGGCCCATTTAGGACTTTCAGTGCAATTTATTAAACGATTATTGATTTTGATCACCGCAATTGGAGTGGGAACGACAGTCAGTTTTTGCGGCATTATTGCTTTCATTGGTCTTGTTGTTCCTCATATTGCACGAATGATCGTTGGTGTGGATCATAAAAAGCTGCTTCCCGTTTCAACCTTGTTAGGGGCGATTTTATTGCTCCTAGCTGATTTACTCTCTAGAGTCATTTTAACCAATAGTGAACTTCCTGTTGGTATCGTCACATCATTGATCGGTGCGCCTTTTTTCCTCTATCTTTTAACTCGACAGAGAGAGGCTTTTATTTAA
- a CDS encoding TonB-dependent receptor domain-containing protein — MTIKSLTSGMLVKTLPLAILTSFAPLSFANELETESKTDEVIVVTANRFEQDQNSIIAPTSVITQQDIELTQADSLVDVLRMQPSIQVGQNGGRGQSTSIFMRGTESDQVLLLIDGVRVPQQTKGAVDFSQIPLDQVERVEIIRGPNATTYGSEAIGGVINIITQGQFGDDRKRLTVMGGSNKYGNGNWNSSTDVGDNGHLKIAGGYQQDEGYNTHPVKGVNDDDKHGFKSGNVMADYRHNMSDSFSLFITGRYTENKTEYDGNTLVLYSPGVQKQTNIKNSSISTGFDWDLDNVLNKFSLNYSNQDQVDFFDDDDYCDRPLYSDKCSSSSPASKSSVDEVNTSWVSTIYLMSSITINTGIDYRYESMSEDSDYGAGENRGNTGIFSTVQYYKHKVTLEGSVRADINTVYDTEYTWATRGAYEFIPNYKIKASIGTAFKAPSFADLYFDGSGNEDLQPEESINYEIGFEGASGLLFWQVNGFINKIDNLIDYDPSTWVAYNIGKAKIKGVEVIGKFDTGVLQHNVSYTYLDPMNETNDTQLLRRAKNSAQWSILAPLTDNFDLSLQYLYQGKRDDVRDVAPYDSVEDDAYSLLNLAATYRVIEDLSLKLRLDNIFDSDYETAYGYPNPGFAAYGSISYNF, encoded by the coding sequence ATGACGATTAAAAGCCTAACTAGCGGGATGCTGGTTAAAACTTTGCCTCTAGCTATTCTAACTTCTTTTGCTCCTCTTTCTTTTGCTAATGAACTTGAAACTGAATCAAAGACTGATGAAGTGATTGTCGTTACAGCAAACCGTTTTGAACAAGATCAAAATAGCATTATTGCCCCTACTTCTGTGATTACTCAGCAAGATATTGAATTAACTCAAGCCGACAGTTTAGTTGATGTGCTTCGTATGCAGCCAAGTATCCAAGTTGGACAAAATGGTGGCCGAGGACAATCGACATCAATCTTTATGCGTGGAACGGAGTCAGATCAAGTACTTCTCTTGATCGATGGGGTTAGAGTTCCCCAACAAACAAAAGGCGCTGTTGATTTTAGTCAAATACCATTAGATCAAGTCGAACGAGTCGAGATTATCCGCGGCCCGAATGCAACAACCTATGGGTCAGAAGCGATTGGCGGGGTGATTAATATTATCACTCAAGGACAATTTGGTGATGATCGTAAAAGATTAACTGTCATGGGCGGCAGTAATAAATATGGTAATGGTAATTGGAACTCCTCTACCGATGTCGGTGATAATGGACATCTGAAAATTGCTGGCGGTTATCAACAAGATGAAGGCTATAATACTCATCCCGTTAAAGGCGTGAATGATGACGATAAACATGGCTTTAAAAGTGGAAATGTTATGGCTGATTACCGTCATAATATGTCTGATTCATTTAGCCTGTTTATTACGGGTCGTTATACTGAAAATAAAACTGAATATGATGGTAATACTTTAGTATTGTATAGCCCAGGTGTGCAGAAGCAGACAAACATTAAAAATAGCTCAATAAGTACTGGTTTTGACTGGGATCTTGATAATGTATTGAATAAATTTAGCTTAAATTATTCAAATCAAGATCAAGTGGATTTCTTTGATGACGATGATTATTGTGATCGTCCACTTTATAGTGATAAGTGCTCATCTTCATCACCCGCTTCAAAAAGTTCGGTGGATGAAGTTAATACATCATGGGTCTCCACGATTTACTTAATGTCCTCAATAACCATTAATACTGGCATTGATTATCGCTATGAAAGTATGTCTGAAGATTCAGATTATGGCGCGGGCGAGAATAGAGGTAACACTGGAATATTTAGTACGGTTCAATATTATAAACATAAAGTGACCTTAGAAGGTAGTGTCCGAGCCGATATTAATACAGTTTATGATACTGAATACACTTGGGCAACACGAGGAGCCTATGAATTTATACCTAACTATAAAATTAAAGCTTCAATAGGAACCGCCTTTAAAGCCCCTAGTTTTGCCGATCTTTATTTTGATGGCAGTGGTAATGAGGATTTACAACCAGAAGAATCAATAAATTATGAAATTGGATTTGAAGGTGCATCTGGATTGCTATTTTGGCAAGTAAATGGTTTTATTAATAAAATTGATAACCTCATTGATTATGACCCTAGCACTTGGGTTGCTTATAATATAGGCAAAGCAAAGATTAAAGGGGTGGAAGTGATAGGTAAATTTGATACAGGTGTATTGCAGCACAATGTTTCTTATACTTATTTAGACCCAATGAATGAAACGAATGATACTCAACTACTTAGAAGAGCAAAAAATAGTGCACAATGGTCAATACTAGCTCCGCTGACGGATAATTTTGATTTATCTTTACAGTACTTGTATCAAGGGAAAAGAGATGACGTTAGAGATGTTGCACCCTATGATAGTGTAGAAGACGATGCATACAGCTTGCTGAATCTAGCTGCCACGTATCGTGTGATTGAAGATCTCTCATTGAAACTGCGTTTAGATAATATCTTTGATAGTGATTATGAAACAGCTTATGGATATCCTAATCCGGGCTTTGCAGCATACGGTTCAATCAGCTATAACTTTTAA
- a CDS encoding VacJ family lipoprotein — protein MYLVFLIILLTGCANKSAESDVYDPIEPVNRAIWDVNYGYIDPYLYRPASVAYTEYVPSPARTGMSNFLSNLEEPTSVVSRLIMLQPDQAITHFSRFFINTTLGLGGLLDIATLLDIRIEQRDFSDAMGYYGVGNGAYVMLPLYGPLSVREGVGDTINGFISPMTFWQSVAKWGFEGLDSRAKLIPQEPMIESSTDSYIFIRDSYIQNQNYKASDGELDISDDVEDEMSLEDYFDEIDN, from the coding sequence ATGTATCTGGTGTTTCTTATTATATTACTGACAGGCTGTGCCAATAAATCGGCAGAGTCAGATGTGTATGATCCTATTGAACCAGTTAACCGAGCAATATGGGATGTAAATTACGGTTATATTGATCCTTACCTCTATCGTCCTGCTTCGGTAGCCTATACCGAGTATGTCCCTTCTCCAGCAAGAACCGGAATGAGCAACTTCCTCTCTAATTTAGAAGAACCTACCAGTGTTGTTAGCCGATTAATTATGCTGCAACCGGATCAAGCCATTACCCACTTTAGCCGCTTTTTTATCAATACCACCCTGGGCCTTGGTGGATTGTTAGATATCGCGACACTTCTTGATATTCGTATTGAACAACGAGATTTTAGTGATGCAATGGGTTATTACGGTGTCGGTAATGGTGCTTATGTCATGTTACCTCTTTATGGGCCACTCTCTGTTCGTGAGGGAGTAGGTGATACAATTAATGGTTTTATTTCTCCTATGACATTTTGGCAAAGTGTCGCTAAATGGGGATTTGAAGGGCTAGACAGTCGAGCTAAATTAATTCCACAAGAACCAATGATTGAGAGTTCAACGGATAGTTATATATTTATACGTGATAGCTATATTCAAAATCAAAATTATAAAGCCAGCGATGGTGAGTTAGATATTAGCGATGATGTTGAAGATGAGATGTCATTAGAAGATTATTTTGATGAGATAGATAACTGA
- the ccmI gene encoding c-type cytochrome biogenesis protein CcmI, with amino-acid sequence MGVFWFITAILILISLALFIIPLWRESKYDDAGSRDELNKALYRDRLAELAEEEEEGLVADQNSMESELKKSLIDDVPQVENHSTSKINRLILLPGIIVILASSYGLYAKFGSYNEVEQWQSVAKRLPELSQRLMNDSTAPMSDQELADLTLALRTRLQSEPNDTQGWLLLGRLGMAARDMQTASGAMNKAYKLDPNNPDIQLGYGQTLIFSGDEGMMNQGRQMLMGVLQQDKTNLRALSLLAFDAFERQDYKSAVIYWKTMQALIGPDDSRSEMLNRSIQRAESQLNGGEGAENAIPVTITLGNNVKLPKQGVIIVSVHTADGSPMPIAAKRLSLHKMPLTINLSDNDSMIAENKLSSLSELIVRVRIDQDGNVMTKEGDWYGESPVVPFGHPVQVEINQQY; translated from the coding sequence ATGGGTGTATTCTGGTTTATTACCGCTATTTTGATCCTCATTTCATTGGCGCTTTTCATTATACCTCTTTGGCGTGAAAGTAAATACGATGATGCAGGTAGTCGAGATGAACTTAATAAAGCACTTTATCGTGATCGTTTAGCTGAACTTGCTGAAGAAGAAGAAGAAGGGTTAGTGGCTGATCAGAACTCGATGGAAAGCGAGCTGAAAAAGTCTTTAATTGATGATGTACCACAAGTGGAAAATCACAGTACATCAAAAATTAATCGACTAATTTTACTGCCGGGGATCATTGTTATTCTTGCTAGCTCCTATGGATTATATGCAAAGTTTGGTAGCTATAATGAAGTTGAGCAATGGCAAAGTGTAGCAAAACGTCTGCCTGAGCTTTCACAACGCTTAATGAATGATTCAACGGCACCGATGAGTGATCAAGAGCTAGCGGATCTTACGCTTGCACTGCGTACTCGTTTACAGAGTGAGCCCAATGATACTCAAGGTTGGTTATTATTAGGCCGCTTAGGTATGGCTGCTCGTGATATGCAAACTGCATCTGGTGCAATGAATAAAGCCTATAAGCTTGATCCTAATAATCCAGATATTCAATTAGGTTATGGTCAAACTCTGATTTTCTCTGGCGATGAAGGAATGATGAATCAAGGCCGTCAAATGTTAATGGGTGTGCTTCAACAAGATAAAACTAACTTGCGTGCACTTTCGTTATTGGCATTTGATGCATTTGAACGTCAAGACTATAAGAGTGCGGTTATCTATTGGAAAACCATGCAAGCTCTAATTGGTCCTGATGATTCACGCTCTGAGATGCTAAATCGAAGCATCCAACGTGCAGAATCTCAGTTAAATGGTGGTGAAGGAGCTGAAAACGCAATTCCAGTCACTATTACCTTAGGCAATAACGTTAAACTGCCTAAACAAGGTGTTATTATTGTTTCAGTTCATACTGCTGATGGTTCGCCAATGCCGATTGCAGCGAAGCGTCTTTCTCTACATAAAATGCCGCTAACCATTAATTTAAGCGACAATGACAGTATGATTGCTGAGAATAAGTTATCGTCATTATCTGAATTGATTGTTCGTGTTCGTATCGATCAAGACGGTAATGTTATGACTAAAGAGGGTGACTGGTACGGTGAAAGCCCAGTAGTTCCATTTGGTCATCCCGTACAGGTAGAAATCAATCAACAATATTAG
- a CDS encoding cytochrome c-type biogenesis protein has protein sequence MKLVKVLTAAFLVTLLSATANLAVAYTDVYEFKTPEQEQLFQELSNELRCPKCQNNSIADSNAGLAEDLRKKTYEMVSEGKSKNQILDYMIGRYGNFITYDTAVTPGTLILWAAPFGFILIGFTVLVIRSRKNRAESVKTELDNDEEVRLAAILDAEQSNVSENKNDSDKTKDSK, from the coding sequence GTGAAACTAGTTAAAGTACTCACCGCGGCCTTCTTGGTTACACTGTTATCAGCAACGGCAAATCTTGCAGTTGCTTATACTGATGTTTATGAGTTTAAGACACCAGAACAAGAACAACTTTTTCAAGAGTTAAGTAATGAGCTACGTTGTCCTAAATGTCAAAATAACAGTATTGCTGATTCCAATGCAGGCTTAGCGGAAGATCTTCGTAAAAAGACTTATGAGATGGTTTCTGAAGGCAAGTCAAAAAATCAAATCTTAGATTATATGATTGGTCGCTATGGTAACTTTATTACCTATGATACAGCCGTGACTCCGGGTACGCTTATTTTATGGGCTGCTCCATTTGGCTTTATTCTTATTGGCTTTACAGTGTTAGTGATTCGTTCAAGAAAAAATAGAGCGGAAAGCGTAAAAACTGAGCTTGATAACGATGAAGAAGTGCGTTTAGCCGCGATTCTTGATGCTGAACAGTCAAATGTGTCAGAAAATAAAAATGACTCAGATAAAACAAAGGATAGTAAATAA
- a CDS encoding DsbE family thiol:disulfide interchange protein, which yields MNKKFLFIPLILFLLLVVMFSIQLTRNAGGDDPTKLESVLVGKQVPEFHLEDLAQPGKIYSQDIFKGQPLLLNVWATWCPTCRAEHSYLNKLSAQGIKVIGLNYKDDRSKAVRWLQELGNPYQVTLFDGDGMLGLDLGVYGAPETFFIDANGVIRYRHVGDVNPENWNSTLKPIFDKLQKEATQ from the coding sequence ATGAATAAAAAGTTTCTTTTTATACCGTTAATCCTTTTTTTACTGTTAGTGGTGATGTTCAGCATCCAGCTAACAAGAAATGCAGGTGGCGATGATCCAACAAAACTAGAGTCTGTTTTAGTGGGTAAGCAAGTGCCTGAATTCCATCTGGAAGATCTGGCACAACCCGGTAAAATTTATTCACAAGATATCTTTAAAGGACAACCTTTATTACTTAATGTTTGGGCGACATGGTGTCCAACTTGCCGAGCAGAGCACAGTTACTTAAATAAACTCTCTGCTCAAGGTATTAAAGTGATAGGTCTTAACTATAAAGATGATCGAAGTAAAGCCGTTCGCTGGTTGCAAGAATTAGGTAATCCTTATCAAGTTACGCTATTCGATGGTGATGGGATGTTAGGACTAGATCTTGGCGTTTATGGCGCACCAGAAACGTTCTTTATCGATGCCAATGGGGTTATTCGTTATCGCCATGTGGGTGATGTAAATCCAGAAAACTGGAACTCTACCTTAAAACCTATTTTTGATAAGCTACAGAAGGAGGCAACCCAGTGA